Below is a genomic region from Fusobacterium canifelinum.
TTATTAGAGTAGAAATATGTTGCTCCAGTTCCCAATTTAACATTTACTGCTGCATTATTATTGTATGTAAATGATTTATTTCCTATTGCTACCACTCCATAAGATCCTGCTCCTACATTTAAAGTTCCTGCATTAAGATTTAAATTTCCTCCGTTTTCTAAGAATAAAGCTGTTGCATTATTTCCTCCAACTGTTATATTTCCAGTATTTGTAACTGTTGATATTCCTCCTGCTTTTCTCTTAGAATAAATAGCTACACCATTATTTCCAGTAGTTATATTTCCATTATTTTCTACATCATACCCGTAAGCTCCTACTGAGTTATTTCCTACTTTTATTTTTCCTGTTGGATTATTTTTAATTGATACAGTTTCAACTGCTGTATATACTCCAACATTTGGAGATGTAGAAATATTTGATGAATTTCCTAATGTAATTTCACCTTTGTTTAATATATTATAGTTAGATCCTAAACCATAAATACCAACTGAACCTTGACCAGCTAAATTAATTTTTCCTGTTGTTTCATTTGTTATTCTTGTATCTGTTACTCCTGTTCCTATTCCATTATATGTTACTCCAATTGATTTTCCAGTACTTATTATTTTTCCAGAGTTAACAACTAAGCCTTTGTATGTAGTTGCACTTATCTTGTATCCTGCTGCTGTATCCCCCTTTGAGAATATACCAACTGAATTTGCTCCTAAGTTTATTGTTCCTTTATTTTCTAACTTAGAAGAAGTTGTTCCATATATAGCTGCTGAATTTGCTCCAACATTTATTGTTCCAGTTGTATCATTTAATATTTCTGCAAACTTACCATATATAGCTGTTGAATTTGCTCCTGATAAATTAATACTTCCTTTATTAATTAATTTTACTTTATCTCTTGCAATAGTTGTATAATTTTCTTGAGCTATTGCAACTTTATTAGTAGATTTTCCAGTAATAACATTAGCATTATTATTTTCTATTGATGAGTTAGAAATTTCAAGTTTATTATATGCATCTGTTGGATTATCTAAATTAATATTTTGATTCAATGATAATTTACTTAGATATAACATAAATGTCTTATAGTCATTTGAACCTGTTACTAATCCAGTTGGAAGTCCACTTAATAAGTTTCCAGGATTTGTATTGCTTAAATCCATAGCAACATTTTGAGCTATAAATAATCTTGAACCTTTTTCCATAACAAGTTTTAAATTATTTAAATGTGCAAAGTTAGCTGCTGCCCATTTACTAATTTCTTTTGAATCAAATTTTGAGTATGAAGCTCCTGTTCCCTTATATAGGAAAGCTGTCCCTCTTGAGTTTGAATCTGTTCCACCTTTAATGTTAGCTGTAGTTTTTGTTGTTCCTGTTCCAAAATCTATCTTTCCATTATCAGTTGTATAAAATGCTAATGATTTAGGTTCTGTATTTAATGTAGCACCATTTAAAGTAATAACTCCACTATTTGCTGCATAAGTGTTAAAAGCTCCACCTTTAGCAGTTATAGTTCCACCTGTTACATTTAATTTTGTTGTTACTGCTGCACCAATACCAACTTTTCCATCAGCATAAGCCCCAATAGAAGCCGAATCATTTACAGTAACACTTGTTGCTGCATTTGATTGAGAAACAGTAGCCCCATTCATTGAAGCAAAACCAACTGCTCCATCTGTTGCATTGAAAGCACTTCCATTTACAATTACTTTTCCTGTACTTGTGATAGTAGTAGTTCCTTTTCCTACAATTGCCTTAACTGATTTTCCAGTAGTACTTATCATTCCTGTATTTGTTACAGTTCCTGCTTCAGAAAAAATTCCTGTTGTTTTATCAGCTTTAGTTGTTACTTTTCCATTTACTGTTAAAGTCCCTTTATTATATGCACCCATACTATTCTTTCCAGTTACATTTATTTCACCAGTATTTGTAGATGTAAAAGTACCAGTGTTATAAACTGCAGCTCCATTAGTTCCACTAAAGTTTATTTCTCCACTATTATTTCCTTGATCATCCACATCCACAGCCATTCCTAAACTTTTATTTCCACCAATATTTAAAGTTCCCAGGTTTTTAGCAGTTGCTGTTTTACCATCTGCTCCTGCAAAGTTACCTGCTGTCATTCCATAGAATTCTGATGATGATGTTGAAGTAATTGTATTTCCTGCATTTAATGTTACAGTTCCTGACTTTCCAGCTTGCATTAATGAGTTTTTACTTCCTGTTTTTGGAACTGTAATACTCTTACTAAGTTTAACTTCATTAATATCACTTCTTATTAATGCTCCACCTGTCGCAGCAGTTCCAAAATTAAATGTAGTTCCTAACTTTTGGTTATCTAAAGTTATAGCTCCAGTATTTGTTGTTGATGTATCAGAATTTCTTAAAAATCCAACATTATTTTTTCCATTTACTTGCACTTGCATTTTTTTAAAGTTAGAAATAGGATCTCCTGTTGATTTTCCTTGTGCTATTGAATATCCAACATTGTTCTCTCCATTTAAAGTTATTATTCCATTTGAACCATCAACTGTTCCCATTGCATCATAATATTGTGGTGAATTACCATGTCCATTAGCAGCTGTTGTTGTATAATCTTTTTGTCTATAAGCATAACTCTTCTTTCCGTCTATTATAATATTTCCAACTTTAATATTAGTATTAGGACCTTTAAGATTAACATCTGAGCTTGTTGGGTGATAATGGAAATATCCAAAATCTATTCCTATACTTTCACTAGCATCCTTAGCTATTGTTATCTTTCCAGAATTTATAGTTTCAGGTTTTTTCTTAAAATATGAATTATAGTTATCAGAAAAATACTCAGTATCTATCATTATTCCTATCATATTTTTTCCTTCAAGCATATTGATATTCCCACTATTTTCTAATATTGATGTTGTCTTACCACTATTAACATTTGCAATTGGTTGAGTTCCTCCACCATGTCCTGCTAATAATTGGTGTTCTATTCCTACTATTGTTCCAGCTCCAGCTGTTTTCATATTTAAAGTTCCACTTAATTTAAATTTTTTATCTGCTGCTGTTATATCACCATATTCATATGGATTTAAACTTATAAATAATGGAAAATTAGGTTTGTTTGAAGTTACATTATAAGTTCCTTGTACATCAACATCTCTATCATCAACATGACTGATAAAAGCATTTAAAGCACTTGAAGATGATCCTGGTGTCAAAGTATTATTTATACCACCATAGCTTACATTTATATTACCTCCAGACCAACTTGTAGAAGATCCATTTATTGTTATATCAATAGCTGATGTTGGTGCATAAGCAGCCCAGTTTTGCATTATTATATTAGATTTAGGTATACTTGCTCCAGATGGCTGTCCAAAACCTTGACCATTAAATAATATACTTGGAGGTGTACTCAAACTTATAGTTGGTGCTACTGGTGCTGCCACTTTTGGTGTTACTGGTCTAAAATCTATCGCTTTTGGTAATGTAGGTGACAATGCAGCTGGTGTTGATATAGTAATAGCTCCTTTAGTCACTATACGAGGTTTAATACTTGCACTAATTTGAAATGCTATTGGATTTTCAGGAACAGTAATATTACTTGCTAATCCATAATTATTTGTATTTCCTCTTAAATTAGAAGATGCTGAAGTTACATCATTACTTTTAGATAAATATGAATACATTGAGCTATTTTCATTAACATATCTATTGAATTCTTTAGCTCCTGTTTCTCTAAAAAATATCCCTTCAAATGGATATTTTTCAGCTTTATCTCCTCTTCCTTTATATGAAGATTGCCAATTACTATATATATATCCTGCTCCAAATTGCCATGAAGCCCAAGGTGATTTTACTACTTGATCCCCTTGTTCCATTAATTGAATTAACTCTAATCTTAATCCTGCTAAGCCTTTTTCATTTTCTGCTCTTGCAGCATCTATTTTTGATTGTAAACTTCCTACTGAATTCCTTAAATTTTCTTTTGATGAAGCTATTTGTTCAGTTGTCATTACTTCTTGTTGTGCCACTGCTTCTTGTGCTACAACTTCTTCTGAAAATGCGCTAACTCCCATCATCAGAAATAATATTGCTAATCCTAGTGAATATTTTACACTTTTATATCTTTTTGCTATTGAACGTAAAGTATTTTCTACTTTATACAGATTATTGTTACCCATCTCGACCCCCTATTTATTTTCACTTGTTTCTGGAGTAGCTACTGTTCCTTGAACTGTTTCTCTTTGAACCAACTTAAACTCAACTCTTCTGTTTTGTGCTCTTCCTTCTTTTGTTTCGTTAGTCGCTATTGGTTGTTCTTCTCCCATTGCTTCTATTCCTACTATTCTATCTTCTGCCAATCCAAATTCTAGTAACTTAGCTTTTACACTTTCTGCTCTTCTTCTTGAAAGTTTTAAGTTATATGCATTACTTCCTATTGAGTCAGTATGTCCTACTATTGTTATTTCATAATTGTTTTGTTCTACAAATTCTTTTATATTAGTTAATAAATCATAATATTGTGGCTTTACATTTGATTTATCAAAATCAAAATTTAATGATCTTTCATCTAATACTATTGTCATTTCTTTTGGTGCTTCTGAATTTAATATATCTACATTCTTTAATTCTAGCACATTTATTCTTATACTATTTTCACGCATTTGAGTTGTTGTTAAAGTTTGAACTGCTAATGCTGGTAAAGAAAATACTAATAAGAACAACATTACCATTATTGTTGTTGTTGAGTTTTTTCTCTTTCCCATTGTTTAGCCTCCTTTTCTAATGATACATATTCTTCTGCATATTCTACTTTTCCTTCTTCTATTAATTTATCTAAGTTTTCTGATGGTTTTACATATTTATGGTTTCTTAGGTAATCTTCTATCACATCTAATCTTGCTGTATTGTAGTTTACTACTTTTTGATCTGTACATGCTACTAATGATAGTACTCCTATTGCTAATATCGCTAATTTTTTCATATTCTTTCTCTCCTTTTTAGTAATTTACTTTTCTTTCTAATTCTCCGACATTCTTTTCTAAGTTGTCTATCATTTCATTTGTTTTATTATAGTTTTCAATCTTATCATTTATTTCCATCATTCTTTTCTTGATTCTTTGAACTTCTACATCCATTCTTTCTGATTCTGTCATATCTTTTTCAGATTTCTTTGGAGCCACTGCAACTTGTTCTCCTTCTGTTACAACTACTTCTCCATTTTCTCCAACAACTTCTGTTGCTTGTGGATTTTCTTTTGCTAATCTTTCTGCTTCTTTTGCTTTTTCTTCTTGCATTCTGTCATATTCTTCTAATAGTCTTTTCTTATCTGCATCATCATCTGCAAATGAAACTGAGCCCACTAAAAGTAATGCTAACATTGTTCCAAATAATATTTTATTTTTCACTTTTGCCCCCTTAGTATTTTATATAATTTTATTATTATTTTGCTTGTTCTACTGTTGCTTCTTGTGTATTTGCTTCTGCTGGTGCTGCTTCTTGTGGAACTTCAGCTGGACTTGATTGTTCTGTAACTTCTGCCTTTTGTTCATCCATAATTGATGGTCTAGCTTTTTCTTCCCCCATTATTTCATAGTAACCTGCAACTTCTGCTTCTTCTCTTGCTACACTTCTTACCACTCTTTCATAGAAATCTAATTTATTTAGCGCTTTCTTTCTTGTTAATTCTAATTTTTCCGCTTCTGTTTTTGGTTTTGCTTCTGCTGCTCTTTTTGCTTCAAGCATTTCATCTACATTATCCATTGATGCTATTTCGCTAGGTGACATCCCTAATTCTTTTGCTTCTGCTACAAGTTTTGCTTTTTCTGCTTCTTCTTTTTCTATTCTTGCTCTCATTCTATCTAAGATATCCATTGCATCTTTTTGATCTTCTGCACTCATAGTTGAAGCTGTTCCTTCTGCTACAACAGGAGCTGCTTCATCTGCATAAGCTGACAAAGATAATAACATACAACAAAAAAAGACCTCTTTTAAAAATTTATTCATATTATCCCCCTTATAAATTAATTTAATACTTCTAGTAATTTTGTTAATTCTGATATTTGTTGTTCTTTGTCTGTGATTTTTTGTTCTAGTTTGTTGTAGTATTCATCAAATCTTTTTAGTAACTTCTTGTACTCATCTCTATGCCATCTTACTTTTGAATCTTCTTTTAGTTTAGCATACAGTTCTTCTCTTCCTAGTTGTCTTTCTTTTAGTTCTTGTACTTCTTTTTCAAGAGTTTCTTTTTCTTGTCTAAACTCTTCCTTTCTTTCCATTTCTTTTTGCATTAATGCTTGATATTCTGCTTCAATGTTTTTTACTTCACTCATTACTTCTTGTGCTACTGAATCTACTTCTGCTGCATAAGATAATGATCCCAATATTAACATTGAGCATAATAAAATTTTAACTTTCATAAAAATCCCCCTTTTTATTTTAAAATAATTTCATACAATTTATTTTCCATATTTTATACAGCTATTTTGCTAATGTCAAGTTTTTTAATAAAAATTTTTTTAAAATAAAAAATCTCTAACTAAAAATGAACATAATTTTTAGTTAGAGATTCTTTTTTGTGGCTCATTGCCTATATTAATTAAAAAAAGTTATTACCTACAATTAATTTAAAAACAATTTACTTTTTTAGTATTATTATTTTTTAAATTTATTAGTTATTAAGGGATCTTATAAAGTGAAATTTTTTAATAAATTGTTTTCAAAAAATTAATTGCATCTTCAAGGGTAAGTTTATAAACAAATTCTCTTTCTTCCTCATTTAACAAACTAAACTTTCTTTTAAATTCTAAAAAATGCATAAGTAACAACTCCTTTTTTTGTATATTTTTTCATCTACTATATTTATGTTTTTAATGTATCATATAAAAAATACTATGTCAAGAAAAATTTTTAAAAAAATTTTTTAATTCTTATTAAAGTTAACATTTGTACTGTGTTAAAGTGTATTTTATTTTTTATACAAAATTTAAAATTTTAATTTAGAGAAAATTGTAGACACCTTTGGCATAATTTGTTATAATGTATCTGTATAGTAGTACAAAAAAGGAGGTATTTTTATGAGTTTTGGAAAAACTTTAAAAAGAATCAGATTAAAACACAAAGATAGTTTAAGAGGTTTAGCAAAAAAAATAGACTTACACTTCACTTTTATTGACAAAGTAGAAAAAGGGACTGCACCAATTTCAAAGAATTTTATTGAAAATGTTGTAGCAGTTTATCCTGAAGAAAGAGAAATTTTAAAGAAGGAATATCTAAAAGAAACTTTACCTGAAATATTCCAAAAAGAAGAAGCTATAAAAATTGTTAGCAATAGTGAAGTTTTAAATCTTCCTGTATATGGTAAAGCTAGTGCAGGTAGAGGATATTTAAATATGGATAGTCCTGATTATTATATGCCTATTCTTAGAGGTAATTTTTCAAAAAGAAGTTTTTTTGTTGAAATTACAGGTAACAGTATGGAACCAACTTTAGAAGATGGTCAATTTGCTTTAGTTGACCCTGATAATACAACTTATTCAAAAAATAAAATTTATGTAGTTACATATAATGATGAAGGCTATATAAAGAGATTAGAAATGAAAGATAAATTAAAAGTTATTACTTTAAAAAGTGATAATCCTGATTATGATGATATTGATATTCCAGAAGAAATGCAAGAATACTTACAAATTAATGGTAGAGTTGTAGAAGTTATTTCAAAGAAAAAATTATTGTAAACTTAAAAAGAGTTGCTCCAAATCAAGTCGAGCAACTCTTTCTTTTATCTATAAGTTTTTAGTTTCCAATGTTAGTATATTTTTCTGGAATTTCAACAGAAGTTACTCCCATATATCCTTTTCCAAAGACATATGTATCTTGATATATAAAGAATGCATTTGGTTGTATAATAAATGGTGTTGATGGAAGAAATTTCTATCAATGTCATTTTTTAATAAAAAAAAGTTGAGACAATAAAATTTTCCTGTTAAAATTAAATTGCCAAAAATAACTCAAAAAGGAAGTGATTTCATTGTCTCTATCTAATTTTATCAAAACTATCTTAAATATTCAAGATGATAATATTTCTTTTCCAGAAGAAGAATATTACCAAGTTATTCAAAAAGGTGATCATCTAATTAAACTTTTTAAAGGATTTCTTAAGTCTGATTACTGCGCTTGTCCCCACTGTAATTCTAAAAATATTGTTAAAAATGGTTCAAGAATTCGTAAAATTAAATATATTCCTATTCAAAATTACAATATTGAACTTGAACTTAATGTACAAAGGCATATTTGCAAGGAATGTAAAAAAACTTTTTCACCTTCCACTAATATTGTTAGTGATAACTCTAGTATATCTAATAATATTAAGTTTGCTATTGCGCTTGAGCTTCAAAAAAATATTTCTCTTACATCTATTGCTAAGAGATACAATATTTCTATTTCCTCTGTTCAAAGAATTATGGATAACTGTTATTCTGATTTTAAAGTTAATAAAGAATATTTACCTGAAGCTATTTGTATTGATGAATTTAAGTCTGTTAAAAATATTGATGGCGCTATGTCTTTTGTTTTTGCTGACTATCAAAGTAAAAGTATTATTGATATTGTAGAAGATAGAAGACTTCACTCTCTTACAGAATATTTTTCAAGATTTTCTTTAGAGGCAAGAAATAATGTAAAATATATTTGCATGGATATGTATACTCCATATATTAGTTTAGTTAATTCTATTTTTCCTAATGCAAAAATAGTGATAGATAAATTTCATATTGTTAATCTTGTTAATAGAGCATTCAATCAAACTAGAATATCTATTATGAATTCTATTCAGGATGACTCATTAAAAAGAAAATTTAAACTATTCTGGAAATCATTACTAAAATACTATCCTGATCTTTGTCAAGTAAACTATTACTGCCAAAGTTTTAAGCGCAAACTTAGTAGTAAAGATAAAGTAGATTATCTTTTAGAAAAAAGCCCCGAATTAGAAGCTAACTTTAATGTATATCAAGATATTATTCAAGCAATTAGGCATAATAACTTTAAAAGATTTGAAAGTATAGTTAAAAAATATTTAGCTAATAAAGAAAAGATTTCTAAGAAAATGATGATAGCACTAAGAACTTTAAAAAAATATATGAAATATATTGAGAATATGTTTGAATCAAATATTACTAATGGAGTTATAGAAGGTTTAAATAATAAAATTAAGTCAATAAAAAGAACAGCATTTGGATATTCAAATTTTAGTAATTTTAAAAAGCGCATATTAATTCAAGCAGGAATTATATCAATTAGTGCTTAATTTTTTAATGTAATAATGCGATTTAGCAATAATGAAAAAAGAGAATTTTTAAGTTTTTTTTTTCAAAAATTCTCTTAATTATATCAGGTCATAGTCTAAACTTTTTCATCAACACTATTTGACAAATAACCCTTTAAATTATCTTATTTCATTTCTTTGTCAATTTCTTGATGTAAATTTTGTTTAACTATTTGTTCATTTTCTTCTGGAACACATAGTCCATCTCCTAAAACACTACAATAGCTAGCGGCTTGTTTTTCTTTTTCTAATTCTTCTGCTGTTTTAGGTGGTGCTGCTTGTTTTTTTAAATCTTCTTTTACTTTCTCATTTTGTTCTGGAACACATAGTCCATCTCCTAAGACACTACAATAAGAAGCTTCTTGCTTTTGACTATCTTCAACTTTTGGAGTTTCTTCTTTTGTAGCTGGAGCATCCACCATTGTTGCTGGGTCTGGAACTATTTTTCCCGCTTTTATTTCTTCATAATATTTTAATAATTCATCTTTTTTAGCCATTTTTGCTAAGTTTTCTAGTTTTTCAAAACCTTCTTTATCCCCAGCATCAAAGGCTTCTTTGAACTTCATTAACATTCTCTTATTCTTTTCAACAAACTCTTTTGAAGCTGATATTGCATTTGCATTAGCTGTTCCTGTTGCTACTGGCACACTTCCATCAGGAACTATTTTTCCCGCTTTTATTTCTTCATAATATTTTAACAGTTCATCTTTCTTTGCCATTTTTGCTAAGTTTTCTAGTTTTTCAAAACCTTCTTTATCCCCAGCATCAAAAGCTTCTTTGAACTTCATTAACATTCTTTTATTCTTTTCAATAAATTCTTGACTTGCTGATATTGGTTCTCCAGTTTGAACTTTTGGAGTTTCTTTCTTTTCTACTGGTTTCTTAGCAGCAGGTTTCTTTTTAACAGGTACTTCCACTGCTACTCCCATTATATCTCCTATTTTTTGAGCTACTTTAGGTCCACCAGGTGCACATAATGTCATTTTTGCACCTTCTAAAGCTACCCCTGATGCATATCCAGAACATCCAGGATATCCACAAGCTCCACAGTTTACACCAGGTAATATAGCCAGTATAGCTTCTACTTTAGGGTCTACTTCAACTTCAAATTTCTTTGAAGCATAGGCTAGGAATAGTCCCATCAATATTCCAGTTATACCCAAAATTACAACTGGCATCATAATCGCTTCCATTATATACCTCCATTTGTATCAATATATTAAATTTGCATTCCACTAAATCCCATAAATGCCATAGCTAAAAGTCCAGCTGTTATAAATGCTATTGGAACTCCTTTAAAACTCTTAGGAGTATTTGCAAATTCTAATCTTTCTCTTATTCCTGCTAAAAGTAATAATGCCAATGAGAATCCTACTGCAACTCCAAAACCATTCACCAATGTTTCTATAAAATTATATCCTTCTTGGATATTTATTATAGCAACTCCTAGAACAGCACAGTTTGTTGTGATTAATGGTAAAAATACTCCAAGTGCTTTATACAGACTTGGTGATGTCTTTTTAATTGCCATTTCAACGAATTGTACAAGAGAAGCTATTATTAATATAAAAGCTATTGTTTGTAAATATCCTAAACCAAGAGGTTCTAATATAAATCTATATACTAGCCAAGTTACTCCTGAAGCTATTGTGATAACGAAAGTAACTGCCATACCCATTCCTAATGATGAGTCAACTTTTTTAGAAACTCCCATAAATGGACAACAACCTAAGAACTTAGCAAATATTATGTTATTTATAAATATTGAAGTAACAATTATACTAAATAATCCACCTATACTCATTTTTTAGTCACCTTCTTTTTCTTTGCATCTCTTTCTTTTTTCATATTTATACAAGCCATTATTATTCCTATTGTAATAAATCCACCAGGTGCTAATATAAATATTAAAGCAGGTGTAAAGTTAGCAGGAACTAATGAAATTCCAAATACTGAACCATTTCCTAATATTTCTCTTACTGCTCCTAAAAAAGTTAAAGATAAAGTGAAACCTATTCCAGATCCAATACCATCAAGTATAGAATCAACTACTCCATTTTTAGATGCAAAACTTTCTGCTCTTCCAAGAACTATACAGTTAACAACTATTAGAGGTATAAATAGTCCTAATACCTTATATAAGTCAGGTGTATAAGCATTCATAACCATATCAACTACTGTAACAAGTGTAGCTATTATCATTATAAATGCTGGTATTCTTACTTCATCTGGTATAAATTTCTTAAAAAGAGATATTAAACCATTTGAACATGCAAGTACAGCTATAACTGCAAGCCCCATTGAAAAACCATTTATTGCACTACTTGTTACCCCAAGAGTAGGACAAAGTCCTAACATCAAAACAAACACTGGATTTTCTTTAAATATTCCAGCTGTAAGTACTCCTAATTTTTTCATTATTTACTCACCTCATTTTGATAAGTATTTAATGCTCTTATAACTCCTCTATAAACAGCACTAGGTGATATTGTAGCTCCAGCAAAAGCATCTACTGACTTATTAAATTCATAAGTAGCATCTTTTCCTATCCAATGTTCTTGCCATTCTTTTTCATTAATTTTTGCTCCTAATCCAGGAGTTTCAGAACTTGTAACTACATTT
It encodes:
- a CDS encoding adhesion protein FadA, giving the protein MKVKILLCSMLILGSLSYAAEVDSVAQEVMSEVKNIEAEYQALMQKEMERKEEFRQEKETLEKEVQELKERQLGREELYAKLKEDSKVRWHRDEYKKLLKRFDEYYNKLEQKITDKEQQISELTKLLEVLN
- a CDS encoding RnfABCDGE type electron transport complex subunit B, yielding MEAIMMPVVILGITGILMGLFLAYASKKFEVEVDPKVEAILAILPGVNCGACGYPGCSGYASGVALEGAKMTLCAPGGPKVAQKIGDIMGVAVEVPVKKKPAAKKPVEKKETPKVQTGEPISASQEFIEKNKRMLMKFKEAFDAGDKEGFEKLENLAKMAKKDELLKYYEEIKAGKIVPDGSVPVATGTANANAISASKEFVEKNKRMLMKFKEAFDAGDKEGFEKLENLAKMAKKDELLKYYEEIKAGKIVPDPATMVDAPATKEETPKVEDSQKQEASYCSVLGDGLCVPEQNEKVKEDLKKQAAPPKTAEELEKEKQAASYCSVLGDGLCVPEENEQIVKQNLHQEIDKEMK
- a CDS encoding ISL3 family transposase; translated protein: MISLSLSNFIKTILNIQDDNISFPEEEYYQVIQKGDHLIKLFKGFLKSDYCACPHCNSKNIVKNGSRIRKIKYIPIQNYNIELELNVQRHICKECKKTFSPSTNIVSDNSSISNNIKFAIALELQKNISLTSIAKRYNISISSVQRIMDNCYSDFKVNKEYLPEAICIDEFKSVKNIDGAMSFVFADYQSKSIIDIVEDRRLHSLTEYFSRFSLEARNNVKYICMDMYTPYISLVNSIFPNAKIVIDKFHIVNLVNRAFNQTRISIMNSIQDDSLKRKFKLFWKSLLKYYPDLCQVNYYCQSFKRKLSSKDKVDYLLEKSPELEANFNVYQDIIQAIRHNNFKRFESIVKKYLANKEKISKKMMIALRTLKKYMKYIENMFESNITNGVIEGLNNKIKSIKRTAFGYSNFSNFKKRILIQAGIISISA
- a CDS encoding autotransporter-associated N-terminal domain-containing protein, with product MGNNNLYKVENTLRSIAKRYKSVKYSLGLAILFLMMGVSAFSEEVVAQEAVAQQEVMTTEQIASSKENLRNSVGSLQSKIDAARAENEKGLAGLRLELIQLMEQGDQVVKSPWASWQFGAGYIYSNWQSSYKGRGDKAEKYPFEGIFFRETGAKEFNRYVNENSSMYSYLSKSNDVTSASSNLRGNTNNYGLASNITVPENPIAFQISASIKPRIVTKGAITISTPAALSPTLPKAIDFRPVTPKVAAPVAPTISLSTPPSILFNGQGFGQPSGASIPKSNIIMQNWAAYAPTSAIDITINGSSTSWSGGNINVSYGGINNTLTPGSSSSALNAFISHVDDRDVDVQGTYNVTSNKPNFPLFISLNPYEYGDITAADKKFKLSGTLNMKTAGAGTIVGIEHQLLAGHGGGTQPIANVNSGKTTSILENSGNINMLEGKNMIGIMIDTEYFSDNYNSYFKKKPETINSGKITIAKDASESIGIDFGYFHYHPTSSDVNLKGPNTNIKVGNIIIDGKKSYAYRQKDYTTTAANGHGNSPQYYDAMGTVDGSNGIITLNGENNVGYSIAQGKSTGDPISNFKKMQVQVNGKNNVGFLRNSDTSTTNTGAITLDNQKLGTTFNFGTAATGGALIRSDINEVKLSKSITVPKTGSKNSLMQAGKSGTVTLNAGNTITSTSSSEFYGMTAGNFAGADGKTATAKNLGTLNIGGNKSLGMAVDVDDQGNNSGEINFSGTNGAAVYNTGTFTSTNTGEINVTGKNSMGAYNKGTLTVNGKVTTKADKTTGIFSEAGTVTNTGMISTTGKSVKAIVGKGTTTITSTGKVIVNGSAFNATDGAVGFASMNGATVSQSNAATSVTVNDSASIGAYADGKVGIGAAVTTKLNVTGGTITAKGGAFNTYAANSGVITLNGATLNTEPKSLAFYTTDNGKIDFGTGTTKTTANIKGGTDSNSRGTAFLYKGTGASYSKFDSKEISKWAAANFAHLNNLKLVMEKGSRLFIAQNVAMDLSNTNPGNLLSGLPTGLVTGSNDYKTFMLYLSKLSLNQNINLDNPTDAYNKLEISNSSIENNNANVITGKSTNKVAIAQENYTTIARDKVKLINKGSINLSGANSTAIYGKFAEILNDTTGTINVGANSAAIYGTTSSKLENKGTINLGANSVGIFSKGDTAAGYKISATTYKGLVVNSGKIISTGKSIGVTYNGIGTGVTDTRITNETTGKINLAGQGSVGIYGLGSNYNILNKGEITLGNSSNISTSPNVGVYTAVETVSIKNNPTGKIKVGNNSVGAYGYDVENNGNITTGNNGVAIYSKRKAGGISTVTNTGNITVGGNNATALFLENGGNLNLNAGTLNVGAGSYGVVAIGNKSFTYNNNAAVNVKLGTGATYFYSNNPTTNFTNNIALNTTNKRVYGISTVGTVTNAANMTLGDESVGVLYNGTGTARNTANIKVGNSDVDNKNYAIGMATKTGTVENTASGVITVGSSGIGLFADGANARAINNGTINLNGANAMGMYLDNRAIGINNGTIKVNGSQEGAVGVVVQHGAKIINNGTITIDGKNGFAFFKATGGIIENRNRMGIQLSGGAKEIYDPTSKPTSKTTGSVSIKADRGATPATTKITVAGVPQRIEQIIINTPKGKTGPAPTSLGIYVDTLGGTNPITGNLGLITTQADLILGNEVAKTTTSKNIIVSGSVLDPYNRMLAANSGVEWQAYAGALTWTATPLYKSGLLGSVVLAKIPYTEFAGDQATPVDKKDTYNFLNGLEQRYGVDPVGSREKQLFDKLNEIGKNEKVLFYQATDEMMGHQYANTQQRINATGNILDKEFDYLRSEWQTVSKDSNKIKTFGAKGEYKTQTAGVIDYKYNAYGVAYVHENEDIKLGRGIGWYTGLVQNTIKFKDIGNSKEEQLQGKIGMFKSVPFDDNNSLNWTISGDIFAGYNKMKRRFLVVDEVFGAKARYYNYGISVKNEIGKEFRLSESFTLRPYAALDLEYGRISKIREKSGEVKLEVKQNDYISVKPEIGAELGFKHYFGAKTFRVGLGVAYENELGKVANGKNKARVADTSADWFNIRGEKEDRRGNVKFDLNLGLDNQRYGVTANVGYDTKGENVRGGLGLRVIF
- a CDS encoding OmpA family protein — its product is MGKRKNSTTTIMVMLFLLVFSLPALAVQTLTTTQMRENSIRINVLELKNVDILNSEAPKEMTIVLDERSLNFDFDKSNVKPQYYDLLTNIKEFVEQNNYEITIVGHTDSIGSNAYNLKLSRRRAESVKAKLLEFGLAEDRIVGIEAMGEEQPIATNETKEGRAQNRRVEFKLVQRETVQGTVATPETSENK
- a CDS encoding FAD-I family protein, encoding MKNKILFGTMLALLLVGSVSFADDDADKKRLLEEYDRMQEEKAKEAERLAKENPQATEVVGENGEVVVTEGEQVAVAPKKSEKDMTESERMDVEVQRIKKRMMEINDKIENYNKTNEMIDNLEKNVGELERKVNY
- a CDS encoding LexA family transcriptional regulator: MSFGKTLKRIRLKHKDSLRGLAKKIDLHFTFIDKVEKGTAPISKNFIENVVAVYPEEREILKKEYLKETLPEIFQKEEAIKIVSNSEVLNLPVYGKASAGRGYLNMDSPDYYMPILRGNFSKRSFFVEITGNSMEPTLEDGQFALVDPDNTTYSKNKIYVVTYNDEGYIKRLEMKDKLKVITLKSDNPDYDDIDIPEEMQEYLQINGRVVEVISKKKLL